One genomic region from Fictibacillus marinisediminis encodes:
- a CDS encoding NAD(P)/FAD-dependent oxidoreductase, whose product MAALYDCIIIGGGIAGLQAGIQLGRYKHKTLILDSNNGRSNLCKNYRNILGWPEGVSGETLRQNGRKQAERVGVVFKEQLALSMDKNAGVYLITTDQKEQLETKTVLIATGVMDRLPPDIANLKKCLGETMFICPDCDGYEVEDKKLIVVGSGQAGAGMAITLNYWTKDITFINHEQKELDESTLQDLKDLGIQHIFKPIKEILVKDDSIFEGVRFEDGEKIEGERGFVAFGGNRVHSELAEKLGVQLEKKHIVVNARTKETNIENVWAAGDVVAHSEQVTIAMGDGVQAAIWIHKRLRSFEH is encoded by the coding sequence ATGGCAGCGTTATATGACTGCATTATTATTGGCGGAGGGATTGCAGGCCTGCAAGCAGGGATACAGCTGGGCCGATATAAACACAAAACGCTTATCCTTGATTCCAACAACGGAAGATCCAACTTGTGCAAAAATTATCGGAATATATTGGGGTGGCCAGAAGGAGTCAGCGGTGAAACCTTAAGACAAAATGGAAGAAAACAGGCTGAACGAGTGGGTGTTGTTTTCAAGGAGCAACTTGCCTTGTCGATGGATAAGAATGCCGGAGTTTATCTAATCACAACGGATCAGAAGGAACAACTGGAAACGAAAACAGTACTAATTGCTACCGGGGTCATGGATAGGCTTCCCCCTGATATCGCAAATTTGAAAAAGTGTCTTGGGGAAACGATGTTTATCTGCCCGGACTGTGATGGTTATGAGGTTGAAGATAAAAAGCTGATTGTGGTTGGTTCAGGACAGGCAGGGGCTGGAATGGCGATCACCCTCAATTATTGGACAAAGGACATCACATTTATAAACCATGAACAAAAGGAATTGGACGAATCAACATTGCAGGATTTAAAGGACTTGGGAATTCAGCATATCTTTAAACCCATCAAGGAAATATTAGTGAAGGACGATTCCATTTTTGAAGGTGTTCGATTTGAAGATGGAGAAAAAATAGAAGGCGAGCGTGGTTTTGTTGCCTTTGGAGGCAATAGAGTACATTCTGAACTCGCTGAAAAGCTTGGGGTTCAGTTGGAGAAGAAGCATATTGTTGTTAATGCAAGAACGAAAGAAACTAATATTGAAAATGTATGGGCCGCCGGCGATGTTGTCGCTCATTCCGAGCAGGTCACCATCGCCATGGGAGATGGTGTGCAGGCAGCCATTTGGATTCATAAAAGACTTCGTTCTTTTGAGCATTAG
- a CDS encoding MalY/PatB family protein — protein sequence MKAFNEKIDRMNTHSVKWDHTKEIFGKEDLLPMWVADMDFKAPHAVIDAMKKRIDHGIFGYSMATKETKQIVMDWLKSRHTWEIQSDWIVFTPGVVPALSAAIHTYTETNDGVLIQSPVYYPFGDMVKKNNRKLISNSLRYNGETYEMDFEDLELQFRTKNIKLMLLCNPHNPVGRVWTKEELGKLAKLCIQYDVLVFSDDIHFDLIYKKYRHTILSSLSPEIEERTITGIAPSKTFNLAGLQFSTIIIPNKTLRDKFSDYLATIGFFSPGSLGIIAAEAAYQNGEEWLDGLMEYLESNLDYLKNFIKEKLPQIKVIEPEGTYLVWLDCSNLNMDHKRLESFIQDEAKLAFDEGYIFGKEGEGFERINIACPLETLKEGLTRLEKAINKQNVV from the coding sequence ATGAAAGCATTCAATGAAAAAATAGATCGAATGAACACTCACTCTGTAAAGTGGGATCACACGAAAGAGATTTTCGGGAAGGAAGATCTTTTGCCAATGTGGGTGGCGGACATGGACTTTAAAGCTCCCCATGCAGTCATTGATGCCATGAAAAAAAGAATCGATCACGGGATTTTTGGCTATTCCATGGCCACAAAAGAGACGAAGCAAATTGTCATGGATTGGTTAAAGAGCAGGCATACCTGGGAAATTCAAAGTGATTGGATCGTCTTTACACCAGGGGTCGTTCCTGCTCTTTCCGCAGCGATCCACACCTATACTGAAACGAATGATGGGGTGCTGATTCAAAGCCCCGTGTATTATCCATTTGGGGACATGGTGAAAAAGAACAATAGAAAACTTATCAGCAATTCTTTGCGCTATAACGGTGAAACATATGAAATGGACTTTGAAGACCTTGAGTTACAGTTCCGGACGAAAAATATTAAATTGATGCTCCTTTGCAACCCTCACAATCCTGTGGGCAGAGTATGGACCAAAGAGGAACTTGGAAAATTGGCAAAACTCTGCATTCAATATGATGTATTGGTGTTTTCAGATGACATTCATTTTGATTTGATCTATAAGAAGTACAGGCATACGATCTTGTCCTCTTTGTCCCCGGAAATTGAGGAGAGGACAATCACCGGAATTGCTCCAAGCAAGACATTTAATCTTGCAGGACTTCAATTTTCTACGATTATTATTCCGAATAAAACACTAAGGGACAAATTTAGTGATTATTTAGCAACAATTGGTTTTTTTTCCCCAGGATCATTGGGGATCATTGCTGCGGAAGCTGCTTATCAGAATGGGGAAGAATGGCTTGATGGCTTAATGGAATACCTGGAAAGCAACCTGGACTACTTGAAAAATTTTATAAAAGAGAAACTTCCCCAAATTAAAGTGATTGAACCCGAAGGAACCTACTTAGTTTGGCTGGACTGCTCCAATCTAAACATGGATCATAAAAGGTTGGAGAGCTTTATCCAAGATGAAGCAAAATTGGCATTTGATGAAGGTTATATCTTCGGGAAAGAAGGAGAAGGCTTTGAACGGATCAATATTGCCTGTCCTCTTGAAACCTTGAAAGAAGGACTAACAAGATTAGAGAAAGCGATAAATAAACAAAATGTTGTTTGA
- a CDS encoding general stress protein, with protein sequence MGKNVLGVFNYDEEAVIAVQQLKSEGYHIDEISFVINHDGFKDTLETRTGAAVDIINQEETIFQKIKNIFSHDPYTNNFEEKLAGLGLPENKAIIYASELEAGKILMLVGSDYQFDAKGEKTLAESETFGHDKTPHL encoded by the coding sequence ATGGGCAAGAATGTCCTGGGCGTTTTTAATTATGATGAGGAAGCAGTCATTGCTGTACAGCAGTTGAAGTCAGAAGGTTATCATATTGATGAAATCTCATTTGTCATCAACCATGATGGATTCAAAGATACACTTGAAACGAGGACGGGAGCTGCGGTTGATATCATTAATCAAGAAGAAACAATATTCCAGAAAATTAAAAATATTTTCTCACATGATCCGTATACAAATAACTTTGAAGAAAAACTGGCTGGGTTAGGCCTCCCGGAAAACAAAGCCATAATCTATGCATCTGAACTAGAAGCAGGGAAAATATTAATGCTGGTAGGCTCAGATTATCAATTTGATGCGAAGGGCGAAAAGACTCTAGCAGAGTCCGAAACCTTTGGGCATGACAAAACACCTCATTTATAG
- a CDS encoding STAS domain-containing protein yields the protein MSIPILKVNDSLLVSIQEDLDDQSAMQLQEDILKNIQSTNATGIVMDLSLVNLVDSFIAKILVDIVNMSDLMGARVIVTGVQPLVAITLNEMGISMKNISTAIDVEKGLESLKEYNGRIQKLKT from the coding sequence ATGAGTATACCCATCCTAAAAGTCAATGATTCATTGCTCGTCTCCATTCAAGAAGATTTGGACGATCAGTCAGCTATGCAGCTTCAGGAAGATATTCTAAAAAATATTCAATCTACCAATGCTACAGGTATTGTAATGGATCTCTCTTTGGTCAATCTAGTGGATTCCTTTATCGCCAAAATACTAGTTGATATTGTCAACATGTCAGATCTGATGGGAGCCAGGGTCATTGTAACGGGTGTTCAGCCTCTGGTTGCCATTACACTGAATGAGATGGGAATTTCCATGAAAAATATATCAACCGCCATTGATGTAGAAAAAGGTTTAGAATCATTAAAAGAATATAACGGAAGAATCCAAAAATTAAAAACATAA
- the fdhF gene encoding formate dehydrogenase subunit alpha codes for MSDSIHVKIDGIQKATQSDQTVLQLLSELDIDVPSVCYHPSLGPIETCDTCIVSVNGELVRSCSTSLKNRDVIETASEEVRKAQVIGIDRILHNHELYCTVCDYNNGGCEVHNTVKEMKVNHQSIPFEQKPYEADKSHPYYRYDPDQCILCGRCVEACQDVQVTETLTIDWERDRPRVIWDNDVPINESSCVSCGHCSTVCPCNAMMEKGMEGEAGYMTGIDRKTLRPMIEITKSVETGYGSILAISDMESAMREERIKKTKTVCTYCGVGCSFDIWTKGREILKVEPQAEAPANGISTCVKGKFGWEFVNSEERLTKPLIREAAGFREAEWDEAISLIAEKFSEIKKDHGADALGFISSSKCTNEEAYLMQKLGRAVIGTNNIDNCSRYCQTPATLGLFRTVGHGGDSGGIKDIEMSELVIGIGTNTSESHPVLSTRIKRSHKLNGQKLIVADLRKHEMAERSDLFVQPAPGTDLVWISAVSKYIIDMGWADNDFIQNRVNGFENYVESLAPFTLDYAEKLTNIPKEQIIKIAEMIHEANSVCVLWAMGVTQHSAGSDTSTAISNLMLITGNYGKPGAGTYPLRGHNNVQGASDFGSMPNRLPGYQHIEDEQVRKNFEQAWGVKLPEKIGLNNHEMVAGIHDGTLKAMYLKGEDMGIVDSNINQVHAAFEKLEFFVVQDIFLSKTAEFADVVLPASPSLEKEGTFTNTERRIQRLYQVLEPLGDSKPDWQIIQNVANSLGANWKYEHPSDIMEEAAPLAPLFAGVTYERLEGYKSLQWPVSVDGKDTPLLFTEDFPFPDGKANLFPLEWTKPVHFGKEFDIHVNNGRLLEHFHEGNMTYKAKGIASKTPNVFLEVSPELAEERGLRNGSLVRLTSPYGSVKVKCHITDRVKGKEVYLPLNDNGDAAINLLTSSYADKDTDTPAYKETMAKLEVLNTEGVDPIPRINHRNGNPQPQIGVNVQKKWARKDYVFPGDLVKKEMKQDG; via the coding sequence TTGTCAGATTCAATACATGTGAAAATTGACGGCATTCAAAAAGCAACCCAATCAGATCAAACCGTTCTACAGCTTCTTTCAGAACTTGACATTGATGTCCCCAGTGTCTGTTACCACCCTAGTCTCGGACCGATTGAAACCTGTGATACTTGTATTGTCAGTGTAAACGGAGAGCTTGTAAGATCTTGTTCAACTTCTTTAAAAAATAGAGATGTAATTGAAACAGCATCAGAAGAAGTCAGGAAAGCACAAGTCATCGGCATAGACCGGATATTACATAACCATGAATTATACTGTACGGTATGTGATTACAATAACGGCGGATGTGAAGTACACAATACGGTAAAAGAAATGAAAGTCAACCATCAGAGCATCCCGTTTGAACAAAAACCGTATGAAGCGGATAAGTCTCATCCGTATTACCGGTATGATCCTGACCAATGTATTCTATGCGGACGCTGTGTGGAAGCTTGCCAGGATGTTCAGGTTACCGAAACACTGACAATTGACTGGGAAAGGGATCGACCTCGCGTGATCTGGGACAATGATGTACCGATTAATGAATCATCATGTGTATCCTGCGGCCATTGTTCCACCGTTTGTCCTTGCAACGCCATGATGGAAAAGGGGATGGAAGGAGAGGCCGGCTACATGACCGGGATTGACCGTAAAACCCTTCGTCCCATGATTGAAATTACAAAGAGTGTAGAAACGGGTTATGGTTCCATTTTGGCCATTTCAGATATGGAATCTGCGATGCGTGAGGAACGGATCAAAAAAACAAAAACCGTATGTACGTATTGCGGTGTCGGGTGCAGCTTCGACATCTGGACAAAAGGCAGAGAGATACTCAAAGTTGAACCTCAGGCAGAAGCTCCGGCAAATGGGATATCCACATGTGTTAAGGGGAAATTCGGATGGGAGTTTGTCAACAGTGAAGAAAGATTGACGAAACCTTTGATCAGAGAAGCTGCCGGATTCCGGGAAGCAGAATGGGATGAAGCGATTAGCCTGATCGCGGAAAAGTTTTCTGAAATCAAGAAAGACCATGGAGCAGACGCGCTTGGTTTTATCAGTTCTTCCAAATGCACAAACGAAGAGGCCTATTTGATGCAAAAACTGGGAAGAGCTGTAATCGGTACTAACAATATTGACAATTGCTCAAGGTATTGCCAGACACCTGCCACCCTAGGTCTGTTTCGAACTGTAGGACATGGCGGAGATTCGGGCGGTATTAAAGATATTGAGATGTCTGAACTGGTCATTGGTATAGGAACAAATACTTCTGAATCGCATCCTGTACTCTCCACAAGAATTAAACGTTCACATAAGCTGAACGGACAAAAGCTGATTGTAGCCGATTTAAGAAAGCATGAGATGGCAGAACGCTCAGACTTGTTTGTCCAGCCAGCGCCAGGTACAGACCTTGTCTGGATATCAGCAGTGTCCAAATATATTATTGATATGGGCTGGGCCGATAATGACTTTATTCAAAACAGGGTGAACGGATTTGAAAACTATGTTGAAAGCCTTGCTCCATTTACATTGGACTATGCTGAAAAGCTGACTAATATCCCGAAAGAACAAATCATAAAAATAGCTGAAATGATTCATGAAGCGAATTCTGTTTGTGTATTGTGGGCCATGGGGGTCACACAGCACAGTGCAGGAAGCGATACGAGTACAGCCATTTCAAACCTTATGCTAATTACAGGCAATTATGGCAAGCCTGGGGCAGGTACGTACCCTCTAAGAGGGCATAACAATGTACAGGGAGCGAGTGACTTTGGAAGCATGCCGAACAGACTTCCCGGGTATCAGCATATTGAAGATGAGCAAGTGCGGAAAAATTTTGAACAGGCCTGGGGAGTGAAGCTGCCGGAAAAAATCGGCTTAAATAATCATGAAATGGTTGCTGGCATTCATGATGGTACACTTAAAGCCATGTATTTAAAAGGTGAAGATATGGGAATTGTAGATTCTAATATCAACCAAGTGCATGCAGCATTCGAAAAGCTTGAGTTTTTCGTTGTACAAGATATTTTCCTTTCCAAGACAGCAGAATTTGCTGATGTTGTTCTTCCTGCAAGCCCCAGCCTTGAAAAAGAAGGCACCTTTACAAACACTGAACGAAGAATTCAACGTTTATATCAGGTGTTGGAGCCTTTAGGTGATTCTAAACCGGATTGGCAGATCATTCAAAATGTAGCCAATTCACTGGGTGCAAACTGGAAGTATGAACATCCTAGCGATATTATGGAGGAAGCTGCTCCTCTTGCACCTTTATTTGCAGGAGTAACTTATGAACGCCTTGAAGGGTATAAAAGCTTGCAGTGGCCAGTGTCAGTGGACGGAAAGGACACGCCTCTATTATTTACAGAGGATTTTCCGTTTCCTGACGGGAAAGCGAATCTTTTTCCATTAGAATGGACAAAACCAGTTCATTTTGGAAAAGAATTTGATATCCATGTAAACAATGGCCGTCTGCTTGAACACTTCCATGAAGGGAATATGACATATAAAGCAAAAGGAATCGCCTCAAAAACACCAAATGTTTTCCTAGAGGTTTCTCCCGAGCTTGCGGAGGAACGCGGACTGAGGAATGGTTCTCTTGTCCGCCTTACTTCACCTTATGGAAGTGTCAAAGTGAAATGCCATATTACTGATCGGGTGAAAGGGAAAGAAGTTTACCTTCCGCTGAATGATAACGGGGACGCAGCGATCAACCTTCTGACAAGCAGTTATGCTGATAAAGATACCGATACACCAGCTTATAAGGAAACCATGGCAAAGCTGGAAGTCCTGAATACTGAAGGAGTCGACCCTATTCCAAGAATCAACCATCGCAATGGAAACCCACAGCCGCAGATTGGTGTAAATGTGCAAAAGAAATGGGCAAGAAAAGATTACGTTTTTCCTGGTGACCTTGTAAAAAAGGAGATGAAGCAGGATGGCTAA
- a CDS encoding DUF1641 domain-containing protein: MAKATKIIKRLEVTEEEQRTRDLKEIEDAFIKNKDALLGSLSVINHMHEKGIISLLNGLFGQGDKVLEILVKTADTPETSNTLKNLLLMMGVLGTLDVKQLEPLLLKVNAGAAKVAEHKDTEEKTSYFDLVRALKDPEINRSITLLITFLKGMGEKTDHKERSTEEFTVQKKDKGKNLG, from the coding sequence ATGGCTAAAGCAACCAAAATCATAAAGAGGCTGGAAGTTACAGAGGAAGAGCAGCGAACCAGAGACTTAAAAGAAATAGAAGATGCTTTCATTAAAAACAAAGATGCGCTCCTTGGATCCCTCAGTGTCATCAATCATATGCATGAAAAAGGAATCATCTCTCTGTTAAACGGGCTGTTCGGACAAGGAGACAAAGTACTTGAGATTTTGGTTAAGACGGCTGATACGCCAGAGACCTCGAACACTCTTAAAAACCTTCTTTTGATGATGGGTGTATTGGGCACTCTTGATGTTAAACAGCTTGAACCCCTTTTATTGAAAGTCAACGCAGGGGCAGCCAAAGTAGCCGAACACAAAGATACAGAAGAAAAAACAAGTTATTTTGATCTTGTACGTGCGCTTAAAGACCCTGAAATCAATCGCTCCATTACCCTTCTCATAACATTTTTAAAAGGAATGGGCGAAAAAACCGATCATAAAGAACGCAGCACAGAAGAATTCACGGTTCAAAAAAAAGATAAAGGCAAAAATCTTGGATGA
- a CDS encoding LysR family transcriptional regulator — translation MELRQLYYFIEVAEREHVSEAAQHLHVAQSAVSRQIANLEAELNVELFEREGRNVKLTPVGKLFLTHASTALKAIDYARKQIEEYLDPERGTIKIGFPTSLASHLLPTIISAFKEEHPNIAFHLRQGSYHFLIDAVKNGDIDLAFLGPVPANQPDVKGHILFTERISALLPADHPKADKSSLVLSDLRNDRFVLFPEGYVLQEVVIKACKEAGFSPIISSEGEDMDAIKGLVTAGMGVTLLPDSSFYETTPRYTVKKPIDFPLVQRTVGLITPKKRELAPAENVFYDFVIHFFSKLEQYQ, via the coding sequence ATGGAACTTCGTCAATTGTACTATTTTATCGAGGTGGCAGAGCGAGAGCACGTGTCCGAGGCGGCACAGCATCTGCATGTGGCACAGTCCGCAGTCAGCAGGCAAATTGCCAACCTGGAAGCAGAATTAAATGTCGAACTGTTTGAGAGAGAAGGCAGAAATGTAAAGCTGACTCCTGTTGGAAAACTTTTTTTGACCCATGCATCCACTGCATTAAAAGCAATAGATTATGCAAGAAAACAAATAGAAGAATATTTGGATCCCGAACGAGGTACAATCAAGATCGGTTTTCCGACCAGCCTCGCAAGCCATCTTCTACCTACTATTATTTCAGCGTTTAAAGAAGAGCATCCGAACATTGCTTTTCACCTTCGTCAAGGATCTTATCATTTTTTAATCGATGCTGTGAAAAATGGGGATATTGATCTAGCGTTTTTAGGGCCAGTTCCAGCAAATCAACCTGATGTTAAAGGCCACATCCTTTTTACGGAAAGAATTTCCGCATTGTTACCGGCTGATCATCCAAAGGCAGATAAAAGCAGCTTGGTTTTAAGTGATTTAAGAAATGACCGTTTTGTCTTGTTTCCTGAAGGCTATGTGCTGCAGGAAGTAGTCATTAAAGCATGTAAAGAAGCCGGTTTTTCTCCGATTATATCTTCTGAAGGGGAAGATATGGATGCGATCAAAGGGCTGGTTACGGCCGGAATGGGTGTAACCTTATTACCCGATAGTTCTTTCTATGAAACCACTCCTCGCTACACAGTAAAAAAGCCCATTGACTTTCCGCTTGTGCAGCGTACAGTAGGGCTTATTACACCAAAAAAACGGGAATTGGCACCGGCTGAAAATGTGTTTTACGACTTTGTTATTCATTTCTTCTCTAAACTTGAGCAATATCAGTAA